In the genome of Streptomyces collinus, one region contains:
- a CDS encoding SpoIIE family protein phosphatase, producing MSRAKQPPERAADPEKAASDPSGLMDLLGVAAVLVEADGRIDMWSPQAEELFGYTGDEAVGQYAAILLLHPEDREAGMGLFAEVMETGRHWAGPFPVRLKDGSTRIIEFRNMRLTDSLGDHYALGLATDRATVRQVERKVALSSQLVTQAPIGLSVLDTQLRYVAVNGALASMHGVPEADHVGRHFREILPGAPFTTAENQMLEVLETGRPMVDEQVVGRTRADPDNDHAWAVSLYRLEDHGGHVLGIASVVVDVTDRYEAARQAERAQQRLRLMADGSARIGTTLEVERTAQELADVLVPDLADMIAVDILDSVLRTGRPDRGEGPALFRALAVKTAYPTAASDAIIAPGHLATYHADHPAAHCFRTRKPLLITHLDSGDLSRIAADDAAAGLLAEAGVHTDMAVPLIARGEIIGVMGLARARNPQPFDEDDLTLACELASSAALSIDNAVLHQHIRSAAETLQRSLLPQPSPRRPGLEIAARYRPAQAFSEVGGDWYDVLPLSGDRTALAVGDVMGSGIPAATAMGRLRTATSTLADLDLAPSRILTHLDRITQGLDPFIATCVYAVYDPHHSRLHVACAGHLPPVLVRDGRPPELLDLPTGTPLGVGSGPFETAALTMNPGDQLVLYTDGLVETRDDPIDQRLDDLLRLLSPPCRSAEETCDLLLRQLRGPADHDDVALLIARARPLAGL from the coding sequence ATGAGCCGAGCGAAGCAGCCTCCGGAGCGGGCGGCCGATCCGGAGAAGGCGGCATCGGACCCGAGCGGGCTGATGGACCTGTTGGGCGTCGCCGCGGTGCTCGTGGAGGCCGACGGCCGGATCGACATGTGGAGTCCCCAGGCCGAGGAACTGTTCGGCTACACCGGCGACGAAGCGGTCGGGCAGTACGCCGCCATCCTGCTTCTCCACCCCGAAGACCGCGAGGCGGGGATGGGACTGTTCGCCGAGGTGATGGAGACCGGCCGGCACTGGGCGGGGCCCTTCCCCGTCCGGCTCAAGGACGGCAGCACCCGGATCATCGAGTTCCGCAACATGCGGCTGACGGACAGCCTCGGCGATCACTACGCGCTGGGGCTGGCCACCGACAGGGCCACGGTGCGGCAGGTGGAGCGCAAGGTGGCCCTGTCCAGCCAGCTGGTCACCCAGGCGCCGATCGGCCTGTCCGTCCTGGACACCCAGCTGCGGTACGTGGCCGTCAACGGGGCCCTCGCCTCGATGCACGGCGTCCCCGAAGCCGACCATGTGGGCCGCCACTTCCGGGAGATCCTGCCCGGAGCGCCCTTCACGACCGCGGAGAACCAGATGCTGGAGGTCCTGGAGACCGGCCGGCCCATGGTGGACGAGCAGGTGGTGGGCCGTACCCGCGCCGACCCCGACAACGACCACGCCTGGGCCGTGTCGCTCTACCGCCTGGAGGACCACGGCGGCCACGTGCTCGGGATCGCCAGCGTGGTGGTGGACGTCACCGACCGGTACGAGGCGGCCAGGCAGGCCGAGCGGGCCCAGCAGCGTCTGCGCCTGATGGCCGACGGCTCGGCCCGCATCGGGACCACCCTGGAGGTGGAGCGGACCGCCCAGGAGCTGGCGGACGTCCTGGTGCCCGACCTGGCCGACATGATCGCGGTGGACATCCTGGACTCCGTCCTGCGGACGGGCCGTCCGGACCGCGGCGAGGGCCCGGCACTGTTCCGCGCCCTGGCGGTGAAGACCGCCTATCCCACCGCCGCCTCCGATGCGATCATCGCGCCCGGCCACCTCGCCACGTACCACGCGGACCACCCGGCAGCCCATTGCTTCCGCACCCGCAAGCCCCTGCTGATCACCCATCTCGACAGCGGCGATCTCAGCCGCATCGCTGCCGACGACGCTGCCGCCGGCCTGCTCGCCGAAGCCGGTGTCCACACCGACATGGCCGTCCCTCTCATCGCGCGCGGAGAGATCATCGGGGTGATGGGCCTCGCCCGCGCACGCAACCCCCAGCCCTTCGACGAGGACGATCTCACCCTCGCCTGCGAACTGGCCTCGTCCGCCGCGCTCAGCATCGACAACGCCGTCCTGCACCAGCACATCCGCAGCGCCGCCGAAACCCTCCAGCGCAGCCTGCTGCCCCAGCCCTCGCCCCGCCGCCCCGGTCTGGAGATCGCCGCCCGGTACCGGCCCGCCCAGGCCTTCAGCGAAGTCGGCGGCGACTGGTACGACGTCCTGCCTCTCAGCGGCGACCGGACCGCCCTGGCGGTGGGTGACGTCATGGGCAGCGGCATCCCGGCCGCCACCGCCATGGGCCGGCTGCGCACCGCCACCTCCACCCTCGCCGACCTCGACCTCGCCCCGAGCCGGATCCTCACCCACCTCGACAGGATCACCCAGGGTCTGGACCCCTTCATCGCCACGTGTGTGTACGCCGTCTACGACCCGCACCACTCCCGCCTGCACGTCGCCTGCGCCGGCCACCTGCCCCCGGTCCTGGTGCGCGACGGCAGACCGCCCGAACTGCTCGACCTGCCCACCGGCACCCCGCTGGGAGTCGGCAGCGGTCCCTTCGAGACCGCCGCCCTCACCATGAACCCCGGCGATCAACTCGTCCTGTACACCGACGGCCTGGTGGAGACCCGCGACGACCCCATCGACCAGCGCCTGGACGACCTCCTGCGCCTGCTGTCCCCGCCCTGCCGCTCCGCGGAGGAGACCTGCGACCTGCTGCTCCGGCAACTGCGCGGCCCCGCCGACCACGATGACGTCGCGCTGCTCATCGCCCGGGCAAGGCCCCTGGCCGGGCTCTGA
- a CDS encoding ATP-binding SpoIIE family protein phosphatase produces MDSTPSPSSSSAFDLVSRALGRYIPQGGAAAAEPRGDRTTRRQVPDNPAAGAQEQILGAVNLDRDLIITRCNLEAPVFAGLDAAAGRPFVDLLPPGDVPTVTRRLRQVIDSGEAHVARIQRLRRGDGSELVVSMSILPSAAPEGGLTVSVIAMARRLHLYAAETAIGTSLDIGETAQSLAESLLAWGDVAAVDLDFSVWTGEGVSGRAHGRIRLRRAALVPDRVWPDGYMTPGDDLPGDASRLLAQAVLRDDAPQTIVIPDGEAVERVFGSPRVARALVPGDRSAGVVCIPLVLDSVPPIVLGVAEVWRRADCPFRDSELFDLQELVARTAHHVDLARQHQREHTQVLALQRRLLPRAGGDTIEIASVYQPATPDSAGVGGDWVNSFPLPDGRTALVVGDVVGHGLGAAATMGQLSMEARALLSAGLAPDQVLEHLDETVTVLDDAESGLAAGYSALGSTCCIALYDPVGHHVTLSSAGHLPPILVSPDGRAGPLAIRPHPGLGAEFALREPFDVYTVGVPPGSVLALYTDGLVEDPALSIDEGMGRLADAVATVHPWDTLQRTARHVVSELAPAPQRDDVTLLLARMIGYRKGDTATWRLAARDDAPARAREHVSALLRQWRTRDDTRHNATLLVSELVTNAVRFATGPITVRLIRAGHRLLCEVGDTGNGRPRLRRADLLDDGGRGLSIVHRLTTRWGVRWTDTGKVVWAEVAR; encoded by the coding sequence ATGGACTCCACACCCTCGCCCTCGTCCTCCTCGGCGTTCGACCTGGTGAGCCGCGCCCTCGGGCGTTACATCCCGCAAGGCGGAGCGGCAGCGGCCGAACCGCGGGGTGACCGCACCACGCGCCGGCAGGTGCCCGACAACCCGGCTGCCGGCGCACAGGAGCAGATCCTCGGCGCGGTCAACCTGGACCGGGACCTGATCATCACCCGCTGCAATCTGGAAGCCCCCGTGTTCGCGGGTCTGGACGCGGCGGCGGGCCGGCCGTTCGTCGACCTCCTGCCGCCCGGGGACGTACCGACGGTGACACGGCGGTTGCGGCAGGTGATCGACAGCGGTGAGGCGCATGTCGCCCGCATCCAGCGCCTGCGGCGCGGCGACGGGTCGGAGCTGGTGGTCTCGATGAGCATCCTGCCCTCCGCTGCGCCGGAGGGCGGCCTGACGGTCTCCGTGATCGCCATGGCCAGGAGACTGCACCTCTACGCCGCCGAGACGGCGATCGGCACCTCGCTGGACATCGGCGAGACCGCACAATCGCTGGCGGAGTCCCTGCTGGCCTGGGGAGACGTGGCCGCCGTGGACCTCGACTTCTCCGTGTGGACGGGGGAGGGGGTCTCCGGCAGGGCGCACGGGCGTATCCGGCTGCGGCGGGCGGCCCTCGTACCGGACCGGGTGTGGCCCGATGGCTACATGACGCCGGGCGACGATCTCCCCGGCGACGCGAGTCGCCTGCTCGCCCAGGCGGTGCTGCGGGACGATGCGCCGCAGACCATCGTCATACCCGACGGTGAGGCGGTCGAGCGGGTCTTCGGCAGCCCACGCGTGGCGCGTGCCCTGGTGCCCGGGGACCGCTCGGCAGGGGTGGTGTGCATACCACTCGTCCTCGACAGCGTGCCGCCCATCGTGCTGGGCGTGGCGGAGGTCTGGCGCCGGGCGGACTGCCCCTTCCGCGACAGTGAGCTGTTCGACCTTCAGGAGCTGGTGGCCAGAACCGCCCACCACGTCGACCTCGCCCGACAGCACCAGCGCGAGCACACGCAGGTACTGGCGTTGCAGCGCCGGCTCCTGCCCCGGGCCGGTGGCGACACCATCGAGATCGCCAGCGTCTACCAGCCCGCCACCCCCGACAGCGCGGGCGTCGGCGGCGACTGGGTGAACAGCTTCCCGCTGCCCGACGGGCGTACCGCGCTGGTGGTCGGTGATGTCGTGGGGCACGGCCTGGGGGCCGCCGCGACCATGGGCCAGCTGAGCATGGAGGCCCGCGCGCTGCTGTCCGCTGGGCTCGCACCCGACCAGGTGCTGGAGCACCTGGACGAGACGGTGACGGTACTGGACGACGCCGAGTCCGGGCTGGCGGCCGGCTACAGCGCCCTCGGCTCGACCTGCTGCATCGCCCTCTACGACCCGGTCGGCCACCACGTGACGCTGTCCAGCGCCGGCCACCTCCCCCCGATCCTGGTCTCCCCGGACGGGCGGGCGGGCCCCCTCGCGATCCGCCCTCACCCAGGCCTGGGAGCCGAGTTCGCGCTGCGGGAGCCGTTCGACGTGTACACCGTCGGCGTGCCGCCCGGCTCGGTGCTCGCCCTCTACACCGACGGCCTGGTGGAGGACCCCGCCCTGTCGATCGACGAGGGCATGGGCAGGCTGGCGGACGCGGTGGCCACGGTGCACCCCTGGGACACCCTGCAACGGACCGCCCGGCACGTCGTCTCCGAACTGGCGCCCGCGCCTCAGCGGGACGACGTGACGCTCCTGCTCGCGCGCATGATCGGCTACCGCAAGGGGGACACGGCGACCTGGCGGCTGGCCGCCCGCGACGACGCCCCGGCCCGGGCCCGCGAGCACGTGTCCGCGCTGCTGAGGCAGTGGCGCACCAGGGACGACACCCGGCACAACGCGACGCTGCTGGTCAGCGAGCTGGTCACGAACGCGGTGCGCTTCGCCACCGGCCCCATCACGGTGCGGCTCATCAGGGCCGGGCACCGCCTGCTGTGCGAGGTGGGAGACACCGGCAACGGCAGGCCACGGCTGAGGCGTGCCGACCTGCTCGACGACGGAGGCCGTGGCCTGAGCATCGTGCACCGGCTCACCACCCGGTGGGGGGTGCGGTGGACGGACACGGGCAAGGTCGTCTGGGCGGAAGTGGCGCGGTGA
- a CDS encoding type III polyketide synthase, with protein sequence MAAYLCPPAVIHGEHAVKTSEIVAEVRDRHPHAAWAPRIDGIAASTGIETRGWMLPLETAVAPGEGGGLRAVGTEPTQQALVRDGFTQQEVDRVMTALASIPAPQTVQERTAPAWEAVQSYGERAARGALQTAGLDASDVDCLITSHSTTPALPGLDMTLANRLQLRSDVMLLPATQWACIAGTRSLALAADLVAADPDRVVLVVISEALSTTYQPADDTLESLIVRLLFADTAVAAVVTGRPRPEAVLRLDAAWHHTLPGTQDLHRLETRADGTHFVMDRRGPRAVQETVTAMWEWLHARYQDDPHAWHPDVLLAHPGGTRVLEYMEQTMPDTWPPGLLDHSRDSYTSGNRGGAAVFDILRRAHDAGLQKPGNRAVLYAAAPGLTATALEGQWL encoded by the coding sequence ATGGCCGCTTACCTCTGCCCGCCTGCCGTGATCCACGGCGAGCACGCCGTGAAGACCAGTGAGATCGTGGCGGAGGTGCGGGACCGGCACCCCCACGCGGCGTGGGCGCCGCGCATCGACGGCATCGCGGCGAGCACCGGCATCGAGACCCGTGGCTGGATGCTGCCGCTGGAGACCGCCGTCGCGCCCGGCGAGGGCGGCGGCCTGCGGGCGGTCGGCACGGAGCCCACCCAACAGGCCTTGGTCCGCGACGGCTTCACCCAGCAGGAGGTGGACCGCGTGATGACCGCCCTCGCATCCATACCCGCACCGCAGACCGTCCAGGAGCGCACCGCGCCGGCCTGGGAGGCCGTGCAGTCCTACGGGGAGCGCGCGGCGCGCGGGGCCCTGCAGACAGCCGGGCTGGACGCCTCGGACGTCGACTGTCTGATCACCAGTCACTCCACCACTCCGGCGCTGCCGGGTCTGGACATGACCCTGGCCAACAGGCTGCAGCTGCGCAGCGACGTGATGCTCCTGCCGGCCACGCAGTGGGCCTGTATCGCGGGGACCCGCTCACTGGCCCTGGCAGCGGACCTCGTGGCCGCCGACCCCGACCGGGTGGTCCTGGTCGTCATATCGGAGGCGCTGAGCACGACCTACCAGCCCGCGGACGACACCCTGGAGTCCCTGATCGTCCGGCTGCTGTTCGCCGACACCGCCGTGGCAGCGGTGGTCACGGGCCGCCCGAGGCCCGAGGCCGTGCTGCGGCTGGACGCCGCCTGGCATCACACCCTGCCCGGCACCCAGGACCTGCACCGCCTGGAGACACGGGCGGACGGCACCCACTTCGTGATGGACCGGCGCGGCCCGCGCGCCGTGCAGGAGACGGTCACCGCGATGTGGGAGTGGCTGCACGCCCGCTACCAGGACGACCCCCACGCCTGGCATCCCGACGTGCTGCTCGCGCACCCCGGCGGCACCCGGGTGCTGGAGTACATGGAGCAGACGATGCCCGACACGTGGCCGCCGGGGCTCCTCGACCACAGCCGGGACAGCTACACCAGCGGCAACCGCGGTGGCGCCGCCGTCTTCGACATCCTGCGGCGGGCGCACGACGCGGGGCTGCAGAAGCCCGGAAACCGCGCCGTTCTGTACGCGGCGGCACCGGGGCTCACGGCGACGGCCCTCGAGGGGCAGTGGCTGTAG
- a CDS encoding glycosyltransferase family 2 protein encodes MSVIIPAYNAMPELTKCVTSVMEQTLGPDKIEIIAVDDGSTDGTGSELDRLARTCSGLRVVHRPNSGGAGVPRNTGLDLAGGDYVFFLDSDDYLGPDALRRMVAMADENRTDVVLGKMVSVGGRAVPTAVFSHNQPRTDLFSSHAYRTLGCWKLFRRSLIERLELRFPPYRNCEDKPFTAAAYLNADGISVVADYDCYYSRNRQNGNNLTLTAADLAHRMDGTRLCFETVARYLDPGPRQDRIMRRHVEWELCGPLRALLPRESEERAREHFYPQFRDWARTYVTDGVFQLIAPQDRLIVHLLRADRFEDLMTVARNAKADAERGHVVDKGRVYWAHPFFRDPGKAVPDVCFDTTDRLPVHHELAEAAWTGDGDVLRLGGHARIESLGPLQSTTQLILRPSGFRHPDIRVPVTVGTAPHHGDDAAAGFTVDVDLSTVDAGAPLGGGQWDLHLDVRAQGVSRTVRLRQTRTDTDGRRTAPPERELATGSRRGHEPTTARPFFTPQGNFSLDVRQSEAEPACLVTGIAWDTFAPATLVVSGRLTGEAARHPEPVALRAEEDAGSVREVPLLYAPHGSRTFTARMPVRNLRPGRWTLTLRTDDPKSPVPVPTPKALSGTRWYRAARLGRPYYAKPLAGSPKRALVLRVAPVRPVAALRRRLG; translated from the coding sequence GTGAGCGTGATCATCCCCGCGTACAACGCGATGCCGGAACTCACGAAGTGCGTCACGTCCGTCATGGAGCAGACGCTCGGACCGGACAAGATCGAGATCATCGCGGTCGACGACGGCTCCACCGACGGCACCGGAAGCGAACTGGACCGCCTCGCACGAACCTGCTCCGGCCTCCGCGTCGTGCACCGGCCCAACAGCGGAGGTGCCGGAGTCCCCCGCAACACCGGTCTGGACCTGGCCGGCGGTGACTACGTCTTCTTCCTGGACTCCGACGACTACCTCGGCCCGGACGCCCTGCGCCGCATGGTCGCGATGGCGGACGAGAACCGTACCGACGTGGTCCTCGGCAAGATGGTGTCGGTCGGCGGACGCGCCGTCCCGACGGCCGTCTTCTCGCACAACCAGCCCCGGACGGACCTCTTCTCCTCCCACGCCTACCGCACCCTCGGCTGCTGGAAGCTGTTCCGGCGCTCGCTGATCGAACGGCTGGAGCTGAGATTCCCGCCGTACCGCAACTGCGAGGACAAGCCCTTCACCGCCGCCGCCTACCTCAACGCCGACGGCATCTCCGTGGTGGCCGACTATGACTGCTACTACTCCCGCAACCGCCAGAACGGCAACAACCTCACCCTCACCGCCGCCGACCTCGCCCACCGCATGGACGGCACCCGCCTGTGCTTCGAAACGGTCGCCCGCTACCTGGACCCCGGCCCGCGCCAGGACCGGATCATGCGCCGCCACGTGGAGTGGGAGCTGTGCGGGCCGCTGCGCGCTCTGCTGCCCCGGGAGAGCGAAGAGCGGGCACGGGAGCACTTCTACCCGCAGTTCCGGGACTGGGCGCGGACCTACGTGACCGACGGCGTCTTCCAGTTGATCGCCCCGCAGGACCGGCTGATCGTCCACCTCCTGCGCGCGGACCGCTTCGAGGACCTCATGACCGTGGCCCGCAACGCCAAGGCGGACGCGGAGCGCGGCCACGTCGTCGACAAAGGCCGCGTCTACTGGGCCCACCCCTTCTTCCGCGACCCCGGGAAGGCGGTCCCGGACGTCTGCTTCGACACCACGGACCGCCTCCCCGTCCACCACGAACTGGCCGAAGCGGCCTGGACGGGCGACGGCGATGTCCTCCGCCTCGGCGGCCACGCACGCATCGAGTCCCTGGGCCCCCTCCAGTCCACAACTCAACTGATCCTGCGCCCGAGCGGCTTCCGCCACCCGGACATCCGTGTGCCCGTGACCGTCGGCACCGCCCCGCACCACGGTGACGACGCGGCGGCCGGTTTCACCGTCGACGTCGACCTGAGCACCGTGGACGCGGGCGCCCCGCTCGGCGGCGGCCAGTGGGACCTCCACCTGGATGTACGCGCCCAGGGGGTCAGCCGAACCGTCAGGCTCCGGCAGACCCGGACGGACACGGACGGCCGGAGGACCGCCCCACCGGAGCGGGAGCTGGCCACCGGCTCCCGGCGGGGCCACGAGCCCACCACGGCACGCCCCTTCTTCACGCCCCAGGGCAACTTCTCCCTCGACGTCCGGCAGTCCGAGGCCGAGCCGGCATGCCTCGTGACCGGAATCGCCTGGGACACCTTCGCCCCCGCCACGCTCGTCGTCAGCGGACGCCTGACCGGCGAAGCCGCACGCCACCCCGAACCCGTCGCCCTGCGCGCCGAAGAGGACGCGGGCTCGGTCCGAGAGGTGCCCCTGCTGTACGCACCGCACGGCAGCCGCACCTTCACTGCCCGCATGCCGGTCAGGAACCTGCGACCGGGGCGCTGGACGCTGACCCTGCGCACGGACGACCCGAAGAGCCCTGTTCCCGTCCCGACCCCGAAGGCACTGTCCGGCACCCGCTGGTATCGCGCCGCCCGGCTCGGACGCCCCTACTACGCCAAGCCGCTCGCCGGCAGCCCGAAGCGAGCACTGGTACTGCGCGTGGCGCCGGTCAGGCCGGTTGCGGCCCTGCGTCGACGACTCGGCTGA
- a CDS encoding NAD-dependent protein deacetylase — protein sequence MRMRPTLSWTPSEDLLPATSDPGPVADALGTGGVLVLSGAGISTESGIPDYRGEGGSLSRHTPMTYQDFTASAQARRRYWARSHLGWRTFGRARPNAGHLAVAAFGQHGLLSGVITQNVDGLHQAAGSADVVELHGTLARVVCLSCGAFSPRRELARRLEEANPGFEPVAAGINPDGDADLTDDQVAGFRVVPCTVCGGILKPDVVFFGESVPQERVEHCRELVRGAASLLVLGSSLTVMSGLRFVRQAAQAGKPVLIVNRDQTRGDQYALTRVSLPLGTALGAVAHRLGLPVSRVVDAGPQPA from the coding sequence ATGCGCATGCGTCCCACCCTGAGCTGGACCCCTTCCGAGGACCTGCTGCCCGCGACCTCGGACCCGGGGCCGGTCGCCGATGCGCTGGGCACCGGCGGAGTGCTGGTGCTCAGCGGAGCGGGCATCTCGACGGAGTCGGGCATCCCCGACTACCGGGGCGAGGGCGGGAGCCTCAGCCGGCACACTCCGATGACCTACCAGGACTTCACCGCGAGCGCCCAGGCCCGGCGCCGGTACTGGGCGCGCAGCCACCTCGGCTGGCGCACCTTCGGCCGGGCCCGTCCCAACGCCGGGCACCTGGCCGTCGCGGCCTTCGGCCAGCACGGCCTGCTCTCGGGCGTCATCACCCAGAACGTGGACGGCCTGCACCAGGCCGCCGGCAGCGCCGACGTCGTGGAACTCCACGGCACCCTGGCCCGGGTCGTCTGCCTTTCCTGCGGCGCCTTCAGCCCGCGCCGCGAACTCGCCCGGCGGCTGGAGGAGGCCAACCCGGGGTTCGAGCCCGTGGCCGCCGGGATCAACCCGGACGGTGACGCCGACCTCACGGACGACCAGGTCGCAGGCTTCCGCGTGGTTCCCTGCACGGTCTGCGGCGGCATCCTCAAACCGGACGTCGTGTTCTTCGGCGAATCGGTTCCGCAGGAGCGCGTCGAGCACTGCCGCGAGCTGGTCCGCGGGGCGGCCTCGCTGCTGGTCCTGGGCTCCTCGTTGACGGTGATGTCCGGGCTCCGCTTCGTCCGCCAGGCGGCCCAGGCCGGGAAGCCGGTGCTGATCGTCAACCGGGATCAGACCAGGGGCGACCAGTACGCCCTCACGAGGGTGTCTCTCCCACTGGGCACAGCCCTCGGCGCCGTCGCGCACCGGCTGGGCCTTCCGGTCAGCCGAGTCGTCGACGCAGGGCCGCAACCGGCCTGA
- a CDS encoding GlsB/YeaQ/YmgE family stress response membrane protein: MGIIAWIIIGLLAGAIAKALMPGKDPGGIIITMLIGIAGGLLGGWLGKVIFGVDSVDGFFELSTWIAAIVGSLILLALYRVVTGNRRSHRHA, translated from the coding sequence ATGGGCATCATCGCTTGGATCATCATCGGGCTGCTCGCCGGCGCGATCGCCAAGGCCTTGATGCCGGGCAAGGACCCCGGCGGCATCATCATCACCATGCTCATCGGCATCGCCGGCGGTCTGCTCGGCGGCTGGCTGGGCAAGGTCATCTTCGGCGTCGACTCCGTCGACGGGTTCTTCGAACTCTCCACCTGGATCGCCGCGATCGTCGGCTCCCTCATCCTGCTGGCCCTCTACCGCGTCGTCACCGGCAACCGGCGCTCGCACCGCCACGCGTGA
- a CDS encoding endo alpha-1,4 polygalactosaminidase, with amino-acid sequence MSGRVPVRAALLTALTTAVLTGCSGSAERSADPPGTTSPSRAVWKPRPGLAWQWQLDGRVDASADVPVYDIDGFENSAADVARLHRAGKKVICYVNVGAWEDFRPDRDAFPHSVLGEPNGWAGERWLDIRRLAVLRPIMERRFDMCRDKGFDAVEPDLVEGYGNDTGFPLTARDQLRYNRMIAAIAHERGLSVGLKNDLPQIPQLVDHFDFAVNEECAQYDECGELSPFIAAGKAVFHVEYTEPRSGFCAESRRLKLSSMLKEPELGVWRRPC; translated from the coding sequence ATGAGTGGGCGGGTTCCCGTCCGCGCGGCCCTGCTGACCGCCCTGACGACCGCGGTGCTGACGGGCTGCTCCGGCAGCGCCGAGCGATCCGCCGACCCGCCGGGTACGACGTCACCGTCCCGGGCTGTGTGGAAACCCCGTCCTGGTCTCGCCTGGCAGTGGCAACTGGACGGCAGGGTCGACGCCTCGGCCGATGTTCCCGTCTACGACATCGACGGCTTCGAGAACTCCGCGGCGGACGTGGCCCGGCTGCACCGCGCCGGGAAGAAGGTCATCTGCTACGTCAACGTGGGTGCGTGGGAGGACTTCCGGCCGGACCGGGACGCCTTCCCGCACTCGGTGCTGGGCGAGCCCAACGGGTGGGCGGGCGAACGGTGGCTGGACATCCGGCGGCTGGCCGTCCTGCGCCCGATCATGGAACGCCGCTTCGACATGTGCCGCGACAAGGGCTTCGACGCGGTGGAACCCGATCTGGTGGAGGGCTACGGCAACGACACCGGCTTCCCGCTCACGGCCCGCGACCAGCTCAGGTACAACCGTATGATCGCGGCCATCGCCCACGAGCGCGGGCTGTCGGTGGGGCTGAAGAACGACCTGCCCCAGATCCCCCAGCTCGTGGACCACTTCGACTTCGCGGTCAACGAGGAGTGCGCCCAGTACGACGAGTGCGGCGAGCTCTCCCCGTTCATCGCGGCGGGCAAGGCGGTCTTCCACGTGGAGTACACGGAGCCCCGGAGCGGTTTCTGCGCCGAGTCCCGCCGGTTGAAGCTGTCGTCGATGCTGAAGGAACCGGAGCTCGGGGTGTGGCGCCGCCCTTGCTGA
- a CDS encoding spherulation-specific family 4 protein, with amino-acid sequence MNLLIPLYVHPAEDPGAWHRLITAANRTYGVVLNPASGPGEVPDPAFTAAAGALRAAGARLLGYVDTDYGVRDAADIAEDVRRHREWYAADGCFLDRVTATADGLPACRRLVRAVRRLGAGTVVLNPGVHPAPGYVRLADLTVTFEGHWSTYVSAFSRPAWTARHPPERLCHLVYGVPGALVPLAVRTAHERGAAVSGPVTGEPPNPWAQLTPALTGAQR; translated from the coding sequence GTGAACCTGCTGATCCCGCTGTACGTCCATCCGGCCGAGGACCCGGGCGCCTGGCACCGGCTGATCACCGCCGCGAACCGCACCTACGGGGTCGTCCTCAACCCGGCGAGCGGTCCGGGCGAGGTCCCCGACCCGGCGTTCACCGCCGCTGCCGGTGCGCTGCGGGCCGCGGGGGCGCGTCTGCTGGGCTACGTCGACACCGACTACGGGGTGCGCGATGCCGCGGACATCGCCGAGGACGTGCGCCGGCACCGGGAGTGGTACGCGGCGGACGGCTGCTTCCTGGACCGGGTGACGGCGACCGCGGACGGGCTGCCGGCCTGCCGCCGCCTGGTACGGGCGGTACGCCGGCTGGGTGCGGGGACGGTCGTTCTCAACCCCGGGGTCCATCCGGCCCCGGGCTACGTCCGCCTCGCCGACCTGACCGTCACCTTCGAGGGCCACTGGTCGACGTACGTCTCCGCCTTCAGCCGGCCGGCATGGACCGCACGGCACCCGCCCGAGCGGCTGTGCCACCTCGTCTACGGCGTGCCCGGGGCGCTCGTTCCCCTCGCCGTGCGGACCGCGCACGAGCGCGGAGCGGCGGTCAGCGGGCCGGTGACGGGTGAACCACCCAACCCTTGGGCCCAGTTGACGCCCGCGCTCACCGGAGCGCAGCGATGA